A window from Melopsittacus undulatus isolate bMelUnd1 chromosome Z, bMelUnd1.mat.Z, whole genome shotgun sequence encodes these proteins:
- the SERINC5 gene encoding serine incorporator 5 isoform X2 yields the protein MSAHCCAGQLACCCGIAACSLCCKCCPKIKQSTSTRFMYALYFMLVTIICCVMMSTTVANEMKTHIPFYKQMCKSIQAGEMCEKLVGYSAVYKVCFGMACFFFLFFLFTIKINSSKSCRAYIHNGFWLIKLILLATMCSGAFFIPDQDTFLNAWRYVGATGGFLFIAIQLILLVEFTHKWNKNWTAGAKHKQMWNGLLALVTLTLYSIAVAALVLMALFYTHSEGCMYNKVLIGVHGGLCLLVSLVAISPCVQNRQPHSGLLQSGVISCYVMYLTFSALSSKPPETILDENNRNITICVPEFSQDLHRDENLVTGLGTTILFGCILYSCLTSTTRASSEALRGIYGTPESEVARCCFCCMPDGDGDTEEHIEKRGGQSVIYDEKKGTVYSYAYFHFVFFLASLYVMMTVTHWFHYESAQIEKFFTGTWSIFWIKMASCWVCVCLYLWTLIAPLCCPTREFSV from the exons TTGGCCTGCTGCTGTGGTATTGCTGCTTGTTCCTTGTGCTGCAAATGCTGTCCCAAGATCAAACAGTCAACCAGCACCCGCTTCATGTATGCGCTTTACTTCATGCTGGTGACTATCATCTGTTGTGTCATGATGTCAACAACCGTAGCTAACGAGATGAAAACGCAC ATTCCCTTCTACAAGCAGATGTGCAAGAGTATTCAGGCGGGTGAGATGTGTGAGAAGTTGGTGGGATACTCTGCAGTATACAAAGTCTGTTTTGGAATGgcctgtttcttctttttgtttttcttattcaCCATCAAaattaacagcagcaaaagctgcCGTGCATATATTCATAATGG ATTCTGGCTGATAAAACTTATACTTCTGGCAACAATGTGCTCAGGAGCCTTCTTCATTCCTGATCAGGACACTTTCCTCAATG CCTGGCGCTACGTGGGAGCAACAGGAGGTTTCCTTTTCATTGCCATTCAGCTCATCCTGCTCGTTGAGTTCACAcacaaatggaataaaaattg GACTGCGGGTGCAAAGCACAAGCAGATGTGGAATGGTTTGCTTGCTCTCGTCACTCTCACATTGTACTCCATTGCTGTGGCAGCCCTGGTCCTCATGGCTCTTTTCTACACACACTCAGAGGGCTGCATGTACAACAAAGTCCTGATTGGTGTTCACGGTGGCCTGTGCCTCCTTGTGTCATTGGTGGCCATATCTCCCTGTGTCCAGAATC GCCAGCCCCACTCCGGTTTGCTGCAGTCAGGAGTTATCAGCTGCTATGTCATGTACCTCACTTTCTCTGCACTGTCCAGCAAGCCACCAGAAACTA tCCTGGATGAAAACAATCGGAACATCACAATCTGTGTACCTGAATTTAGTCAAGACCTGCACAGAGATGAAAACCTGGTTACTGGCCTGGGTACTACCATTTTGTTTGGCTGCATTTTATATTCTTG TTTGACCTCAACAACACGTGCAAGCTCAGAAGCACTGAGGGGCATATATGGAACACCTGAAAGTGAA GTAGCTCgttgctgcttttgctgcatgCCTGATGGAGACg GTGACACTGAAGAGCACATTGAAAAAAGGGGAGGCCAGTCTGTGATTTATGATGAGAAGAAAGGCACAGTGTACAGTTATGCCTACTtccactttgtttttttcttggcttcACTCTATGTGATGATGACAGTAACTCACTGGTTCCA ttATGAAAGTGCTCAGATTGAAAAATTCTTCACCGGAACCTGGTCCATCTTCTGGATTAAGATGGCCTCATGTTGGGTTTGTGTCTGCCTGTACCTGTGGACTCTCATTGCTCCACTCTGTTGCCCAACCAGAGAGTTCTCAGTGTGA
- the SERINC5 gene encoding serine incorporator 5 isoform X1, whose protein sequence is MRANGDGGQCRTSSIYGLACCCGIAACSLCCKCCPKIKQSTSTRFMYALYFMLVTIICCVMMSTTVANEMKTHIPFYKQMCKSIQAGEMCEKLVGYSAVYKVCFGMACFFFLFFLFTIKINSSKSCRAYIHNGFWLIKLILLATMCSGAFFIPDQDTFLNAWRYVGATGGFLFIAIQLILLVEFTHKWNKNWTAGAKHKQMWNGLLALVTLTLYSIAVAALVLMALFYTHSEGCMYNKVLIGVHGGLCLLVSLVAISPCVQNRQPHSGLLQSGVISCYVMYLTFSALSSKPPETILDENNRNITICVPEFSQDLHRDENLVTGLGTTILFGCILYSCLTSTTRASSEALRGIYGTPESEVARCCFCCMPDGDGDTEEHIEKRGGQSVIYDEKKGTVYSYAYFHFVFFLASLYVMMTVTHWFHYESAQIEKFFTGTWSIFWIKMASCWVCVCLYLWTLIAPLCCPTREFSV, encoded by the exons TTGGCCTGCTGCTGTGGTATTGCTGCTTGTTCCTTGTGCTGCAAATGCTGTCCCAAGATCAAACAGTCAACCAGCACCCGCTTCATGTATGCGCTTTACTTCATGCTGGTGACTATCATCTGTTGTGTCATGATGTCAACAACCGTAGCTAACGAGATGAAAACGCAC ATTCCCTTCTACAAGCAGATGTGCAAGAGTATTCAGGCGGGTGAGATGTGTGAGAAGTTGGTGGGATACTCTGCAGTATACAAAGTCTGTTTTGGAATGgcctgtttcttctttttgtttttcttattcaCCATCAAaattaacagcagcaaaagctgcCGTGCATATATTCATAATGG ATTCTGGCTGATAAAACTTATACTTCTGGCAACAATGTGCTCAGGAGCCTTCTTCATTCCTGATCAGGACACTTTCCTCAATG CCTGGCGCTACGTGGGAGCAACAGGAGGTTTCCTTTTCATTGCCATTCAGCTCATCCTGCTCGTTGAGTTCACAcacaaatggaataaaaattg GACTGCGGGTGCAAAGCACAAGCAGATGTGGAATGGTTTGCTTGCTCTCGTCACTCTCACATTGTACTCCATTGCTGTGGCAGCCCTGGTCCTCATGGCTCTTTTCTACACACACTCAGAGGGCTGCATGTACAACAAAGTCCTGATTGGTGTTCACGGTGGCCTGTGCCTCCTTGTGTCATTGGTGGCCATATCTCCCTGTGTCCAGAATC GCCAGCCCCACTCCGGTTTGCTGCAGTCAGGAGTTATCAGCTGCTATGTCATGTACCTCACTTTCTCTGCACTGTCCAGCAAGCCACCAGAAACTA tCCTGGATGAAAACAATCGGAACATCACAATCTGTGTACCTGAATTTAGTCAAGACCTGCACAGAGATGAAAACCTGGTTACTGGCCTGGGTACTACCATTTTGTTTGGCTGCATTTTATATTCTTG TTTGACCTCAACAACACGTGCAAGCTCAGAAGCACTGAGGGGCATATATGGAACACCTGAAAGTGAA GTAGCTCgttgctgcttttgctgcatgCCTGATGGAGACg GTGACACTGAAGAGCACATTGAAAAAAGGGGAGGCCAGTCTGTGATTTATGATGAGAAGAAAGGCACAGTGTACAGTTATGCCTACTtccactttgtttttttcttggcttcACTCTATGTGATGATGACAGTAACTCACTGGTTCCA ttATGAAAGTGCTCAGATTGAAAAATTCTTCACCGGAACCTGGTCCATCTTCTGGATTAAGATGGCCTCATGTTGGGTTTGTGTCTGCCTGTACCTGTGGACTCTCATTGCTCCACTCTGTTGCCCAACCAGAGAGTTCTCAGTGTGA
- the SERINC5 gene encoding serine incorporator 5 isoform X3 translates to MYALYFMLVTIICCVMMSTTVANEMKTHIPFYKQMCKSIQAGEMCEKLVGYSAVYKVCFGMACFFFLFFLFTIKINSSKSCRAYIHNGFWLIKLILLATMCSGAFFIPDQDTFLNAWRYVGATGGFLFIAIQLILLVEFTHKWNKNWTAGAKHKQMWNGLLALVTLTLYSIAVAALVLMALFYTHSEGCMYNKVLIGVHGGLCLLVSLVAISPCVQNRQPHSGLLQSGVISCYVMYLTFSALSSKPPETILDENNRNITICVPEFSQDLHRDENLVTGLGTTILFGCILYSCLTSTTRASSEALRGIYGTPESEVARCCFCCMPDGDGDTEEHIEKRGGQSVIYDEKKGTVYSYAYFHFVFFLASLYVMMTVTHWFHYESAQIEKFFTGTWSIFWIKMASCWVCVCLYLWTLIAPLCCPTREFSV, encoded by the exons ATGTATGCGCTTTACTTCATGCTGGTGACTATCATCTGTTGTGTCATGATGTCAACAACCGTAGCTAACGAGATGAAAACGCAC ATTCCCTTCTACAAGCAGATGTGCAAGAGTATTCAGGCGGGTGAGATGTGTGAGAAGTTGGTGGGATACTCTGCAGTATACAAAGTCTGTTTTGGAATGgcctgtttcttctttttgtttttcttattcaCCATCAAaattaacagcagcaaaagctgcCGTGCATATATTCATAATGG ATTCTGGCTGATAAAACTTATACTTCTGGCAACAATGTGCTCAGGAGCCTTCTTCATTCCTGATCAGGACACTTTCCTCAATG CCTGGCGCTACGTGGGAGCAACAGGAGGTTTCCTTTTCATTGCCATTCAGCTCATCCTGCTCGTTGAGTTCACAcacaaatggaataaaaattg GACTGCGGGTGCAAAGCACAAGCAGATGTGGAATGGTTTGCTTGCTCTCGTCACTCTCACATTGTACTCCATTGCTGTGGCAGCCCTGGTCCTCATGGCTCTTTTCTACACACACTCAGAGGGCTGCATGTACAACAAAGTCCTGATTGGTGTTCACGGTGGCCTGTGCCTCCTTGTGTCATTGGTGGCCATATCTCCCTGTGTCCAGAATC GCCAGCCCCACTCCGGTTTGCTGCAGTCAGGAGTTATCAGCTGCTATGTCATGTACCTCACTTTCTCTGCACTGTCCAGCAAGCCACCAGAAACTA tCCTGGATGAAAACAATCGGAACATCACAATCTGTGTACCTGAATTTAGTCAAGACCTGCACAGAGATGAAAACCTGGTTACTGGCCTGGGTACTACCATTTTGTTTGGCTGCATTTTATATTCTTG TTTGACCTCAACAACACGTGCAAGCTCAGAAGCACTGAGGGGCATATATGGAACACCTGAAAGTGAA GTAGCTCgttgctgcttttgctgcatgCCTGATGGAGACg GTGACACTGAAGAGCACATTGAAAAAAGGGGAGGCCAGTCTGTGATTTATGATGAGAAGAAAGGCACAGTGTACAGTTATGCCTACTtccactttgtttttttcttggcttcACTCTATGTGATGATGACAGTAACTCACTGGTTCCA ttATGAAAGTGCTCAGATTGAAAAATTCTTCACCGGAACCTGGTCCATCTTCTGGATTAAGATGGCCTCATGTTGGGTTTGTGTCTGCCTGTACCTGTGGACTCTCATTGCTCCACTCTGTTGCCCAACCAGAGAGTTCTCAGTGTGA